TGTTAAAAAAAGGATCCCTAACTGGCCTGCTTTTATTTGGAATGTTTTTCGGAGCCGGTAACCTGATTTTCCCACCTCAGCTGGGCTTGGAATCTGGTCAAAATTTTGGGCCAGCTATTGGAGGCTTTGTCCTATCAGGTGTCGGTATTGCTATTCTAACCTTGATTATAGGTACTTTGAATCCCAAGGGTTATATTGATGAAATTTCGAAAAAGATTGCCCCTTGGTTTGCGGTTGCTTACTTGGTAGCCCTCTACCTTTCAATTGGTCCCTTCTTTGCCATTCCTCGGACGGCGACCACTGCCTTTTCTGTCGGAATTGAGCCTATGTTGCCTGCAGGTTCTCATACTATTTGGCTTTTTGGCTTCACGCTGGTCTATTTCGCTTTGGCCTATCTGATTGCCCTCAATCCCTCAAAAATTCTTGATAATATAGGCCGTTATTTGACGCCAATTTTCGCCCTCTTGATTGTAGTTTTGGTTGTACTAGGTGCTATTAAATATGGGGCTGCGGCTCCTCAAGAAGCAACAGCGGAATATACTGCTTCAGCTTTCGGAGCAGGCTTTCTTCAGGGCTACAATACTCTGGATGCTTTGGCTTCAGTTGCCTTTAGTGTGGTCGCTGTGACGACACTCAACCAGCTCGGTTTCAAGAATAAAAAAGAATATATTTCTACCATTTGGATCGTGGGTATCCTTGTGGCGCTGGGCTTTAGCGTTCTTTATATCGGTTTGGCCTTCCTTGGAAATCACTTCCCACTTGATCTAGCGAATTTGCCGAAAGGTGCAAACGTAGGGGCTTCTGTTTTGTCTTCTGCAACTCAGGCTATCTTTGGTCCAATGGCTCAAATTTTCCTAGCGATTATGGTAACGGTGACCTGTTTTACAACTACAGCAGGACTCATTGTCTCAACTGGCGAATTTTTCCACAATACCTTCCCCAAAGTATCTTATAAGGTTTATGCGACCATTTTTACGCTAGTTGGTTTCGCTATTGCAAATCTTGGTTTGAATGCTATTATCCAGTATTCAGTTCCAGTTTTGGAGATTCTTTATCCTATTACTATCACAATTGTCATGATTGTCATGGT
This genomic window from Streptococcus cristatus AS 1.3089 contains:
- the brnQ gene encoding branched-chain amino acid transport system II carrier protein, giving the protein MLKKGSLTGLLLFGMFFGAGNLIFPPQLGLESGQNFGPAIGGFVLSGVGIAILTLIIGTLNPKGYIDEISKKIAPWFAVAYLVALYLSIGPFFAIPRTATTAFSVGIEPMLPAGSHTIWLFGFTLVYFALAYLIALNPSKILDNIGRYLTPIFALLIVVLVVLGAIKYGAAAPQEATAEYTASAFGAGFLQGYNTLDALASVAFSVVAVTTLNQLGFKNKKEYISTIWIVGILVALGFSVLYIGLAFLGNHFPLDLANLPKGANVGASVLSSATQAIFGPMAQIFLAIMVTVTCFTTTAGLIVSTGEFFHNTFPKVSYKVYATIFTLVGFAIANLGLNAIIQYSVPVLEILYPITITIVMIVMVNRFLPLSKPGMQLTIAVVTLIAFASILGRQFKLTAILNLVNALPFAQASLPWLLPAVVGILLSLLLPNKQKSEAFEFEA